One Amycolatopsis sp. NBC_00355 genomic window carries:
- a CDS encoding SDR family NAD(P)-dependent oxidoreductase, with amino-acid sequence MSGSGSGVLVTGASRGIGRAVASAFAANGHRVAVHYGSRRADAEATLAALPGDGHVLVTGDLADPAAAQRIADTAEAGLGGVDILVNNAGVAPTPETAHPVTGVSYADWQRIWRHTVDVNLLGAANLSYCVARHLITRGVPGRIVNVGSRGAFRGEPDNPAYGASKAALHAFGQSLAVSLAPHGIAVTSVAPGFTATERQLDRIDDALRAQSPFGRVGTPEEVAAAVLYLASAEATWASGAILDLNGASHLRM; translated from the coding sequence GTGAGCGGCTCCGGGAGCGGGGTTCTCGTCACCGGTGCCTCTCGCGGGATCGGGCGCGCCGTGGCAAGCGCTTTCGCGGCGAACGGCCACCGCGTCGCCGTCCACTACGGCAGCCGGCGGGCGGACGCCGAGGCGACGCTCGCGGCCCTGCCCGGCGACGGGCACGTGCTCGTCACCGGCGACCTCGCCGACCCGGCGGCCGCCCAGCGGATCGCCGACACGGCCGAGGCGGGCCTCGGCGGCGTCGACATCCTGGTGAACAACGCGGGCGTCGCGCCCACGCCGGAGACCGCCCACCCGGTCACCGGGGTGTCCTACGCGGACTGGCAGCGGATCTGGCGGCACACGGTCGACGTCAACCTGCTGGGCGCGGCCAACCTCAGCTACTGCGTCGCCCGGCACCTGATCACCCGCGGGGTGCCCGGCCGGATCGTCAACGTCGGCTCGCGCGGCGCGTTCCGCGGCGAACCCGACAACCCGGCCTACGGTGCGAGCAAGGCCGCGCTGCACGCGTTCGGCCAGTCCCTCGCGGTTTCGCTGGCGCCGCACGGGATCGCGGTGACGTCCGTGGCGCCCGGCTTCACCGCCACCGAGCGCCAGCTGGACCGCATCGACGACGCGTTGCGCGCGCAGAGCCCGTTCGGCCGGGTCGGGACGCCCGAGGAGGTCGCGGCGGCCGTGCTGTACCTGGCTTCCGCCGAGGCGACCTGGGCGTCCGGCGCGATCCTCGACCTCAACGGAGCGTCCCACCTGCGGATGTGA
- the fdhD gene encoding formate dehydrogenase accessory sulfurtransferase FdhD yields MGRVTVRRPVRRISATGDRRRPDALAAEEPLELRVGGKALAVTMRTPGNDVELAHGFLLSEGVIGGREDIAVARYCDGVDDQGRNTYNVLDIALADGVPPPDVGVERNFYTTSSCGVCGKAALEAVKLKTRFSPADAPFAVKSETLATLPDALRAQQKVFASTGGLHAAALFTPDGGLDVVREDVGRHNAVDKVLGWAVMENRIPAPGHGLLVSGRASFELVQKAAMAGIGLLAAVSAPSSLAVELAEENGMTLIGFLRGESMNLYTGDHRVLT; encoded by the coding sequence ATGGGCAGGGTGACCGTGCGCAGGCCGGTGCGGCGGATCTCCGCGACCGGGGACCGGCGCCGCCCTGACGCGCTGGCCGCCGAAGAACCCCTGGAACTGCGCGTCGGCGGCAAGGCGCTGGCCGTCACCATGCGCACGCCGGGGAACGACGTCGAGCTGGCCCACGGCTTCCTGCTGTCCGAAGGCGTCATCGGCGGCCGCGAGGACATCGCGGTCGCCCGCTACTGCGACGGCGTCGACGACCAGGGCCGCAACACCTACAACGTGCTCGACATCGCGCTCGCGGACGGCGTGCCGCCGCCGGACGTCGGTGTCGAGCGCAACTTCTACACGACGTCCTCGTGCGGGGTCTGCGGCAAGGCCGCGCTCGAAGCGGTCAAGCTCAAGACCCGCTTCTCTCCCGCCGACGCGCCCTTCGCGGTGAAGAGCGAGACGCTCGCCACGCTGCCGGACGCGTTGCGCGCGCAGCAGAAGGTGTTCGCCAGCACCGGCGGCCTGCACGCGGCGGCACTGTTCACCCCGGACGGCGGGCTCGACGTCGTGCGCGAGGATGTCGGCCGGCACAACGCGGTCGACAAGGTGCTCGGCTGGGCCGTCATGGAAAACCGGATCCCGGCGCCCGGACACGGTCTGCTGGTGTCCGGGCGCGCGTCGTTCGAGCTGGTGCAGAAGGCCGCGATGGCCGGGATCGGCTTGCTGGCCGCGGTGTCCGCGCCGTCGTCGCTGGCCGTCGAACTGGCCGAGGAGAACGGCATGACGCTCATCGGTTTCCTGCGCGGCGAGTCGATGAACCTCTACACCGGCGACCACCGGGTGCTCACCTAG
- a CDS encoding alpha/beta hydrolase family protein, producing MRFTAVLAVLTGLLALPAPASASETPYLPRPTGDHPVGLTTLDLTDTSRPDPWVPSVSARELMVSVWYPAAAPGRHRAEYMTPEESRLLLADGGITTVPADILSTVRTNASTDVRPAGRAHSLPLVVLSPGFKHGRGTLTGLAEDLASHGYVVAAVDHTYESVGTSFPGGRVTTCAACDVPERDEAYWRKVDDVRARDVSFVLDELTGPRPKWSGASLIDRSRIAMAGHSAGGTAAITALLTDSRIKAGIDIDGSPNPVPRDVSRPFLLLGRVEQYTPGSGPAASTWEAAWPRLTGWKRWILVDGAVHQSFSDIVLLTDEVGIPNGATLPGTRGLALTREYTRAFLDLHLRHRPQPVLDGPTAANPEVSFCDPGGCS from the coding sequence ATGCGATTCACGGCGGTTCTGGCCGTGCTGACGGGACTTCTGGCCCTGCCCGCACCGGCGTCGGCGAGTGAGACGCCGTACCTGCCGCGGCCGACCGGGGACCACCCGGTCGGCCTGACCACCCTCGACCTGACCGACACCTCGCGCCCCGACCCGTGGGTCCCGAGCGTCAGCGCGCGGGAGCTGATGGTGTCCGTCTGGTACCCGGCGGCCGCGCCGGGCCGGCACCGCGCCGAGTACATGACACCGGAAGAGTCCCGGCTCCTGCTCGCCGACGGCGGGATCACCACGGTTCCGGCGGACATCCTGAGCACGGTCCGCACCAACGCCTCCACCGACGTCCGGCCGGCCGGACGCGCGCACAGCCTGCCGCTCGTCGTGCTCTCGCCCGGGTTCAAGCACGGGCGCGGCACGCTGACCGGCCTGGCCGAGGACCTGGCCAGCCACGGGTACGTGGTGGCCGCGGTCGACCACACCTACGAGAGCGTCGGCACGAGCTTCCCCGGCGGCCGCGTCACCACCTGCGCCGCCTGCGACGTCCCGGAGCGCGACGAGGCCTACTGGCGGAAGGTCGACGACGTCCGGGCGCGGGACGTCTCCTTCGTGCTCGACGAGCTGACCGGGCCCCGGCCGAAGTGGTCGGGCGCGAGCCTGATCGACCGGTCGCGGATCGCCATGGCCGGGCACTCGGCGGGCGGCACGGCGGCCATCACAGCGTTGCTCACCGATTCCCGGATCAAGGCCGGGATCGACATCGACGGCTCCCCGAACCCGGTGCCGCGCGACGTGTCCCGGCCGTTCCTGCTGCTGGGTCGCGTCGAGCAGTACACCCCCGGGTCCGGCCCGGCCGCTTCGACCTGGGAAGCCGCTTGGCCGCGGCTGACCGGCTGGAAGCGCTGGATCCTGGTCGACGGCGCGGTGCACCAGTCGTTCTCCGACATCGTCCTGCTGACCGACGAGGTCGGCATCCCCAACGGGGCCACGTTGCCCGGCACGCGGGGCCTGGCACTCACGCGGGAGTACACCAGAGCGTTCCTCGACCTGCACCTGCGGCACCGGCCGCAACCGGTGCTGGACGGGCCGACGGCGGCGAATCCCGAGGTCTCGTTCTGCGACCCGGGTGGCTGTTCCTAG
- a CDS encoding MFS transporter small subunit, whose protein sequence is MSEQKAGPNRVPLIVLAWAWVVLPFAYGVYQLFLKLVQLFG, encoded by the coding sequence ATGAGCGAGCAGAAAGCCGGGCCCAACCGCGTCCCGCTGATCGTGCTGGCCTGGGCGTGGGTCGTGCTGCCCTTCGCCTACGGCGTCTACCAGCTGTTCCTGAAACTGGTGCAGCTCTTCGGCTGA
- a CDS encoding MFS transporter produces MAGAVLNPINSTLIAVALVPIGQSFGAGPGRTAWLISALYLATAVGQPVVGLLVDRYGARRVLLGGAVLVIVAGIAGMIPLSVGWLTGVRVVLGLGTCAGFPAAMAVLRHHAEASGQGVPARVLSLLSMSAQTVMVIGPTLGGLLIGLFGWPAIFAVNIPLAGLSLVLALLWVPKDDRGARTATPIDVLGIVLFSATLLALLFFLMNPGADLWLLAVVAAFAIAFTLVELHRGTPFLDLRMLAANGAILRTYLRQALSFMAIYAIMFGYVQWLETARHLSAEAAGLMLLPMSGTAVCAAAFSGRGTGIKARLITVAVALAGGSVLLLFVHDGTWVGALLALAALFGLAQGLTSVANQTTLYQEAPAGQMGTASGLFRTAQYLGAIVASTLIALCYGPHADSAGLHRLAIALIVISAALLVVTVVDRGLRATTAAADVKSA; encoded by the coding sequence GTGGCCGGGGCGGTGCTCAACCCGATCAACTCCACCCTCATCGCCGTCGCGCTCGTGCCGATCGGGCAGAGCTTCGGCGCCGGCCCCGGCCGGACGGCCTGGCTGATCTCGGCGCTCTACCTGGCCACCGCGGTCGGGCAGCCGGTGGTCGGGCTGCTGGTGGACCGCTACGGCGCCCGCCGGGTCCTGCTCGGCGGGGCGGTGCTGGTGATCGTCGCCGGGATCGCCGGCATGATCCCGCTCTCGGTCGGCTGGCTGACCGGCGTCCGGGTGGTCCTGGGGCTGGGCACCTGCGCCGGGTTCCCGGCCGCGATGGCCGTCCTGCGCCACCACGCCGAAGCGTCCGGCCAGGGCGTGCCCGCGCGGGTGCTGTCGCTGCTGTCGATGTCCGCGCAGACGGTGATGGTGATCGGCCCGACGCTGGGCGGTCTGCTCATCGGCCTGTTCGGCTGGCCGGCGATCTTCGCCGTCAACATCCCGCTCGCCGGGCTGTCGCTGGTGCTGGCGCTGCTGTGGGTGCCGAAGGACGACCGCGGGGCGCGCACCGCGACCCCGATCGACGTCCTGGGCATCGTGTTGTTCTCCGCGACGCTGCTGGCGTTGCTGTTCTTCCTGATGAACCCCGGCGCCGACCTCTGGCTGCTCGCCGTCGTCGCCGCCTTCGCCATCGCGTTCACGCTGGTCGAGCTGCACCGCGGCACCCCGTTCCTCGACCTGCGGATGCTGGCGGCCAACGGCGCGATCCTGCGCACCTACCTGCGGCAGGCGCTGAGCTTCATGGCGATCTACGCGATCATGTTCGGCTACGTCCAGTGGCTCGAAACCGCGCGGCACCTCAGCGCGGAGGCCGCCGGGCTGATGCTGCTGCCGATGTCGGGCACGGCGGTGTGCGCCGCCGCCTTCTCCGGCCGCGGCACCGGGATCAAGGCCCGGCTGATCACGGTCGCCGTCGCGCTGGCCGGCGGCTCGGTCCTGCTGCTGTTCGTCCACGACGGCACCTGGGTCGGCGCGCTGCTGGCGCTGGCCGCGCTGTTCGGCCTGGCGCAGGGCCTGACCAGCGTCGCGAACCAGACGACGCTGTACCAGGAGGCCCCGGCCGGGCAGATGGGCACGGCGAGCGGCCTGTTCCGCACGGCCCAGTACCTCGGCGCGATCGTCGCCTCGACGCTCATCGCGCTTTGTTACGGCCCGCACGCGGATTCGGCCGGGCTGCACCGGCTGGCGATCGCACTTATCGTCATCAGCGCCGCCCTGCTCGTGGTCACCGTCGTCGACCGCGGACTGCGCGCTACCACCGCCGCCGCCGACGTTAAATCCGCGTGA
- a CDS encoding VOC family protein, producing the protein MTRPAFHLAIPVDDLGRARAFYGEVLGLSEGRSADKWVDWDFHGHQVVTHVVAGARAEAGRNPVDGHDVPVPHFGLVLTVEDFHVLAGRLRDAGTEFVIEPYQRFAGEPGEQWTMFLHDPAGNALEFKAFRDESQLFAL; encoded by the coding sequence GTGACCCGTCCCGCCTTCCACCTCGCCATCCCCGTCGACGACCTGGGCCGCGCCCGCGCCTTCTACGGCGAAGTGCTCGGCCTGAGCGAAGGCCGATCCGCCGACAAGTGGGTCGACTGGGACTTCCACGGCCACCAGGTCGTCACCCACGTAGTCGCCGGCGCGCGGGCCGAGGCCGGGCGCAACCCCGTCGACGGCCACGACGTCCCGGTGCCGCACTTCGGGCTGGTGCTGACCGTCGAGGACTTCCACGTCCTGGCCGGGCGGCTGCGCGACGCGGGCACCGAGTTCGTCATCGAGCCCTACCAGCGGTTCGCCGGTGAACCGGGGGAGCAGTGGACGATGTTCCTGCACGACCCGGCCGGGAACGCGCTGGAGTTCAAGGCGTTCCGCGACGAGTCGCAGTTGTTCGCGCTGTGA
- a CDS encoding MarR family winged helix-turn-helix transcriptional regulator encodes MGEVPPHVAEHAGWIRGVVGQLHRRLRQVDNAGILTPSQSAVLNRLHREGPATQGELAAAEHVRQQSMAATLGVLDELGYLARTPDPADRRRVVISLSDAGTDTVRGVFQHREEWLAQALVDELSPAELETVVRALPLLQRVAQH; translated from the coding sequence ATGGGTGAAGTACCACCGCACGTCGCCGAGCACGCCGGCTGGATCCGCGGGGTCGTCGGGCAGCTGCACCGGCGGCTGCGCCAGGTCGACAACGCCGGGATCCTGACGCCGTCGCAGTCCGCCGTGCTCAACCGGCTGCACCGCGAAGGCCCCGCCACGCAGGGCGAACTGGCCGCCGCCGAACACGTGCGGCAGCAGTCCATGGCCGCCACCCTCGGCGTCCTCGACGAGCTGGGCTACCTCGCCCGCACCCCCGACCCGGCCGACCGGCGCCGCGTGGTGATCAGCCTGTCCGACGCCGGCACCGACACCGTGCGCGGCGTCTTCCAGCACCGCGAGGAGTGGCTCGCCCAGGCGCTGGTGGACGAGCTGTCCCCCGCCGAGCTCGAGACCGTCGTCCGCGCGTTGCCGCTGCTGCAGCGCGTCGCCCAGCACTGA
- a CDS encoding FdhF/YdeP family oxidoreductase: MTREAPSQDVDEAQLEVGKPKGWAAGIPGVAVSLLRSVEQMGTGRTVKALRLLNQRHGFDCPGCAWPEPREVDGEHRKLAEFCENGAKAVAEEATKRRVGREFFAAHPIAELRGKTDYWLGQQGRITEPFVLREGASHYEPISWDDAFALVAGELKALTDPNEAFFYTSGRTSNEAAFLYQLMVRSFGTNNLPDCSNMCHESSGAALQATTGIGKGSVSLADIHKADLIVVVGQNPGTNHPRMLSALEEAKGNGAQIIAVNPLPEAGLMRFKNPQNVRGVVGKGTPLADEFAQIRLGGDLALFQAVGHLLLTWDEEAPGAIVDREFVGRSTEYFDDYARHLREIDWAEVERATGLEREQIERVARMIASSERTIYCWAMGLTQHKHAVPTISEIANLALMRGMIGKPGAGLCPVRGHSNVQGDRTMGIWEKMPQSFMDALAGEFGIEVPREHGLDTVDSIRAMRDGRGKVFFAVGGNFASATPDTETTEKALRSCSLTVHVSTKLNRSHVVHGRTALVLPTLGRTERDVQAAGAQFVTVEDSMSQVHASHGRLKPASEHLLSEVAIVCRLAEKLFGEGHAVPWRTFEGDYDLIRDRIARVVTGCDDYNRRVREPDGFVLPNAPRDSREFTGTANGKGNFTVSELEYPKVPEGRLLLQTMRSHDQYNTTIYGLSDRYRGIENARRVVLVNPDDLSDLGLADGAMVDLVSEWHDGDRRAPAFRVVSYPTARGCAAAYFPEANALVPLGSVADKSNTPVSKAIVVRLEPQP, encoded by the coding sequence ATGACCCGTGAAGCGCCGTCGCAGGACGTGGACGAAGCCCAGCTCGAGGTGGGCAAGCCGAAGGGCTGGGCGGCCGGGATACCCGGCGTGGCCGTGTCGCTCCTGCGCAGCGTCGAGCAGATGGGCACCGGCCGGACGGTCAAGGCGCTGCGGCTGCTGAACCAGCGCCACGGCTTCGACTGCCCGGGCTGCGCGTGGCCCGAACCCCGCGAGGTCGACGGCGAACACCGCAAGCTCGCCGAGTTCTGCGAGAACGGCGCGAAGGCCGTCGCCGAGGAGGCGACGAAACGGCGGGTCGGGCGGGAGTTCTTCGCCGCGCACCCGATCGCCGAGCTGCGCGGGAAGACCGACTACTGGCTGGGCCAGCAGGGCCGGATCACCGAACCGTTCGTGCTGCGCGAAGGCGCGTCGCACTACGAGCCGATCTCCTGGGACGACGCCTTCGCGCTGGTCGCCGGCGAGCTCAAGGCGCTGACCGACCCGAACGAGGCGTTCTTCTACACCTCGGGCCGGACCAGCAACGAAGCCGCGTTCCTCTACCAGCTGATGGTGCGCTCCTTCGGCACCAACAACCTGCCGGACTGCTCGAACATGTGCCACGAGTCCTCTGGCGCGGCACTGCAGGCCACCACCGGCATCGGCAAGGGCTCGGTGAGCCTGGCCGACATCCACAAGGCCGACCTGATCGTCGTCGTCGGGCAGAACCCGGGCACCAACCACCCGCGGATGCTCTCGGCGCTGGAGGAGGCCAAGGGCAACGGCGCGCAGATCATCGCGGTCAACCCGCTGCCCGAGGCCGGGCTGATGCGGTTCAAGAACCCGCAGAACGTCCGCGGCGTCGTCGGCAAGGGCACGCCGCTGGCCGACGAGTTCGCCCAGATCCGCCTCGGTGGCGACCTGGCGCTGTTCCAGGCCGTCGGGCACCTGCTGCTGACCTGGGACGAAGAAGCGCCGGGCGCGATCGTCGACCGCGAGTTCGTCGGGCGCTCGACCGAGTACTTCGACGACTACGCCCGGCACCTGCGCGAGATCGACTGGGCCGAGGTCGAGCGGGCGACGGGCCTGGAGCGGGAGCAGATCGAGCGCGTCGCGCGGATGATCGCGTCGTCGGAACGCACGATCTACTGCTGGGCGATGGGCCTGACACAGCACAAGCACGCCGTCCCGACGATCTCGGAGATCGCGAACCTGGCGCTGATGCGCGGGATGATCGGCAAGCCCGGCGCGGGCCTGTGCCCGGTGCGCGGGCACTCGAACGTCCAGGGCGACCGGACGATGGGCATCTGGGAGAAGATGCCGCAGTCCTTCATGGACGCCTTGGCCGGCGAGTTCGGCATCGAAGTCCCGCGCGAGCACGGCCTCGACACCGTCGACTCGATCCGCGCGATGCGCGACGGCCGCGGAAAGGTCTTCTTCGCCGTCGGCGGCAACTTCGCCTCGGCGACGCCGGACACGGAGACGACCGAGAAGGCGCTCCGGTCGTGCTCGCTGACCGTGCACGTCTCGACGAAGCTGAACCGCTCGCACGTCGTCCACGGCCGCACCGCGCTGGTCCTGCCGACCCTCGGCCGCACCGAACGCGACGTCCAGGCCGCGGGTGCGCAGTTCGTCACGGTCGAGGACTCGATGTCGCAGGTGCACGCCTCCCACGGGCGGCTGAAGCCGGCGAGCGAGCACCTGCTGTCCGAGGTCGCGATCGTCTGCCGGCTCGCCGAGAAGCTGTTCGGCGAGGGGCACGCCGTGCCGTGGCGGACGTTCGAAGGCGACTACGACCTGATCCGCGACCGGATCGCGCGGGTCGTGACCGGCTGCGACGACTACAACCGCCGCGTCCGCGAGCCCGACGGCTTCGTGCTGCCGAACGCGCCCCGCGACTCCCGCGAGTTCACCGGCACGGCCAACGGCAAGGGCAACTTCACGGTGTCCGAACTGGAGTACCCGAAGGTGCCCGAAGGGCGGCTGCTGCTGCAGACGATGCGCAGCCACGACCAGTACAACACCACGATCTACGGCCTGTCCGACCGCTACCGCGGGATCGAGAACGCCCGCCGCGTCGTGCTCGTCAACCCGGACGACCTGAGCGACCTCGGCCTGGCCGACGGCGCGATGGTCGACCTGGTCTCGGAGTGGCACGACGGCGACCGCCGCGCCCCCGCGTTCCGCGTGGTGTCCTACCCGACGGCGCGCGGGTGCGCGGCGGCGTACTTCCCCGAGGCGAACGCGCTCGTGCCGCTCGGTTCGGTGGCCGACAAGTCGAACACGCCCGTGTCGAAGGCCATCGTGGTGCGGCTCGAGCCACAGCCCTGA
- a CDS encoding L-lactate MFS transporter — MALGFLDRSRIVAPPGWTRWLVPPAALSVHLSIGQAYAWSVFKTPLEKTMHLTGTQSSLPFQLGIVMLGLSAAFGGTLVERNGPRWAMFVSMCCFVTGFLVSALGVSTGQFWLVVVGYGAIGGVGLGIGYISPVSTLIKWFPDRPGMATGIAIMGFGGGALIASPWSSSMIGTTPTTGSIATAFLVHGVVYAVFMSLGWLIVRVPADGWKPAGWEPKTDHGTAMISTANVSAANAIKTPQFWLLWVVLCFNVTAGIGILEKASPMIVDFFKGTSTPVGAAAAAGFVALLSLCNMLGRFVWSSTSDAIGRKNIYRTYLGVGAVLYLVIALTSNSSKLVFILCAMVILSFYGGGFATIPAYLKDLFGTYQVGAIHGRLLTAWSVAGVLGPLIVNAIADSEKSAGKSGPDLYATSFYIMIGLLVVGFVANELVRPVKAKYHEPAAAGETAKSEA, encoded by the coding sequence ATGGCTCTCGGCTTCCTGGACCGTTCCCGGATCGTCGCACCCCCAGGCTGGACGCGCTGGCTGGTGCCCCCGGCGGCCCTCTCGGTGCACCTGTCGATCGGGCAGGCCTACGCGTGGAGCGTCTTCAAGACCCCGCTCGAAAAGACCATGCACCTCACCGGCACGCAGAGTTCGCTGCCGTTCCAGCTCGGCATCGTCATGCTCGGGCTGTCCGCCGCGTTCGGCGGCACGCTCGTCGAGCGCAACGGCCCGCGCTGGGCCATGTTCGTCTCGATGTGCTGCTTCGTCACCGGATTCCTGGTCTCGGCGCTCGGTGTCTCGACCGGGCAGTTCTGGCTCGTCGTCGTGGGATACGGCGCGATCGGCGGCGTCGGCCTCGGAATCGGCTACATTTCCCCGGTTTCGACACTGATCAAGTGGTTCCCGGACCGGCCGGGTATGGCCACCGGCATCGCGATCATGGGCTTCGGCGGCGGCGCGCTGATCGCGTCGCCGTGGTCGTCGTCGATGATCGGCACCACACCGACCACGGGCAGCATCGCGACCGCGTTCCTCGTGCACGGCGTCGTCTACGCGGTGTTCATGTCGCTGGGCTGGCTGATCGTGCGGGTCCCGGCCGACGGCTGGAAGCCGGCGGGCTGGGAGCCGAAGACCGACCACGGCACGGCGATGATCTCCACCGCGAACGTCTCGGCGGCCAACGCCATCAAGACGCCGCAGTTCTGGCTGCTGTGGGTGGTCCTGTGCTTCAACGTGACCGCGGGCATCGGGATCCTGGAGAAGGCGTCCCCGATGATCGTGGACTTCTTCAAGGGCACCTCGACGCCGGTCGGCGCGGCCGCGGCGGCCGGGTTCGTCGCGCTGCTGTCGCTGTGCAACATGCTCGGCCGGTTCGTCTGGTCGTCCACATCGGACGCGATCGGGCGCAAGAACATCTACCGCACCTACCTCGGCGTCGGCGCCGTGCTGTACCTGGTGATCGCGCTGACGTCGAATTCGTCGAAGCTCGTGTTCATCCTGTGCGCCATGGTGATCCTGTCGTTCTACGGCGGCGGGTTCGCGACGATCCCGGCGTACCTGAAGGACCTCTTCGGCACCTACCAGGTCGGTGCGATCCACGGCCGGCTGCTCACGGCGTGGTCGGTGGCCGGCGTGCTCGGCCCGCTGATCGTCAACGCCATCGCCGACAGCGAGAAGTCGGCCGGCAAGTCCGGCCCGGACCTCTACGCGACGTCGTTCTACATCATGATCGGCCTGCTCGTGGTCGGCTTCGTGGCCAACGAGCTGGTGCGGCCGGTCAAGGCGAAGTACCACGAGCCCGCCGCGGCGGGCGAGACCGCGAAGAGCGAGGCGTGA
- a CDS encoding LCP family protein, producing MHALGKVVVAGVALVVFCGTAYGYANLRSLDEVTRDDVIGAAAKPGEQPADGSLDILLVGRDSRDDQQGNPMPADLLRELRVGPNGDDLTDTLIVLRIPNGTQEVKAFSIPRDSYVSMPGGKGKINAAFGRAKAGEARNRREAGETDKKKIDQEALTAGRRATRQAVEDLTGVTIDHFAEVNLLSFYEISKAVGGVDVCLKADTKDKNSGADFKAGPQRIAGADALAFVRQRDYVKGGDLGRARRQQVFLAGLAKQVLSSGTLSDPGKLSDLIDAVKRSVVLDGSWNLLDFVAQMRGVSGGGIRFATIPTVNVDYRYDPANPKATAVQVDPAQVKAFAAGLIGTAAPAAPAPVVDVSNASGRSGLAARVGDLLRDKGFAPGTAGNTTSRRTSLVRFGPDLADRGAEVAKLLGGLTTQQSPSVPAGHIEVLLGTVYSGPGVVAAGGGAPGGAPGGDEPITSGGVVCVD from the coding sequence GTGCATGCACTGGGGAAGGTCGTCGTCGCCGGGGTCGCCCTGGTCGTGTTCTGCGGCACGGCCTACGGCTACGCGAACCTCCGCTCGCTCGACGAGGTCACCCGCGACGACGTGATCGGCGCCGCGGCGAAACCGGGCGAACAGCCGGCCGACGGCTCGCTCGACATCCTGCTGGTCGGCCGCGACTCGCGGGACGACCAGCAGGGCAACCCGATGCCGGCGGACCTGCTGCGCGAGCTGCGCGTGGGCCCGAACGGCGACGACCTCACCGACACCCTCATCGTGCTGCGGATCCCGAACGGCACCCAGGAGGTCAAGGCGTTCTCGATCCCCCGGGACAGCTACGTCTCGATGCCGGGCGGCAAGGGGAAGATCAACGCCGCGTTCGGCCGCGCCAAGGCCGGGGAGGCGCGCAACCGCCGGGAGGCGGGGGAGACGGACAAGAAGAAGATCGACCAGGAGGCGCTGACCGCGGGCCGCCGCGCGACGCGGCAGGCGGTCGAGGACCTCACCGGCGTCACGATCGACCACTTCGCCGAGGTCAACCTGCTGAGCTTCTACGAGATCAGCAAGGCGGTCGGCGGCGTCGACGTCTGCCTGAAGGCGGACACGAAGGACAAGAACTCGGGGGCCGACTTCAAGGCGGGCCCCCAGCGGATCGCGGGCGCGGACGCGCTGGCCTTCGTGCGCCAGCGCGACTACGTCAAGGGCGGCGACCTGGGCCGCGCCCGGCGGCAGCAGGTCTTCCTGGCGGGGCTGGCGAAGCAGGTGCTGTCCTCGGGCACGCTGAGCGACCCGGGCAAGCTGTCGGACCTCATCGACGCGGTGAAGCGCTCGGTGGTGCTCGACGGGTCCTGGAACCTGCTCGACTTCGTGGCGCAGATGCGCGGCGTCTCGGGCGGTGGCATCCGGTTCGCGACGATCCCGACGGTCAACGTGGACTACCGGTACGACCCGGCCAACCCGAAGGCCACCGCGGTGCAGGTGGATCCGGCTCAGGTCAAGGCGTTCGCGGCGGGCCTGATCGGCACCGCGGCCCCCGCGGCACCGGCGCCCGTGGTCGACGTGTCCAACGCGAGCGGCCGCTCGGGCCTGGCCGCACGAGTCGGTGATCTCCTGCGGGACAAGGGATTCGCGCCGGGCACGGCGGGCAACACGACCTCGCGCCGGACGTCGTTGGTCCGTTTCGGCCCGGACCTCGCGGACCGCGGCGCGGAGGTGGCGAAGCTCCTGGGCGGCTTGACGACCCAGCAGTCGCCGTCCGTCCCGGCGGGACACATCGAGGTCCTCCTGGGAACGGTCTATTCGGGCCCGGGAGTAGTAGCCGCCGGCGGCGGCGCTCCCGGCGGCGCCCCCGGTGGGGACGAACCGATCACGTCGGGCGGCGTCGTCTGCGTGGACTGA